Proteins encoded in a region of the Pseudomonas viciae genome:
- a CDS encoding alpha/beta fold hydrolase → MSKPRMYLLAGNGSAADWWDDALAHFERYDVVPLELPGFGSNPQAPCEDLAAYAQALLTVTVKGSAIMAVGVNALLVLHALQRQPGHFCRSVLLAPVGAFLWQRRLPALMSPLPIRKTIHWLLSNEPTLFAHKFSRQTWTPAQYQRMGAGYARCRAFVPHWDLVRADTALPLLEWITDPVELVWGDQDKVLGVEQAAAWSAILARADLTISLKPGWGHYPWIDAPAEFAAWLESGERGFVAHTKGGRLRLAALAGQAVPTALSLNDCHDPRLPAFLDSQPDALWAVRSSSYGEDQADAANAGLSTTFLREPTSNVSERVAELSAAGVEEVVVQRFITPRLSGIAFVRHLSVELEWVEGHLESLADGKVSPERAIISRLGASWNSDTFKPAHGLTEDLLWRFLQGVLRVFHYVPGDVEWAWDGTQLWLLQYRPISDYGWRRHLTAANIAEILPPQPSVLVEYAQRRAAASIPAIMARWDSRVLQDNEPFTAVFGGASYINNDLFLARLADWGISASSYAGEVGGATPHLPWRPLRLLRSLPLFLRMQRIARGHLLTLENGLQRFDRELLELTGQGADGQQLADWFTRFYVFVVQGNLCIATALASSGGDLLGRPPTAYDDLEHSPHRLPWETDPATPRPASTELPLQAFPQWPLAIRLAHGAGLPGLRGYYLQVREWYRDNLMRIFFRLHHAMPTGDRAQWFAPHPDIRSRDGSFWQDGREGTEQASGFLIYPGQAQGILGEDILLEDTLDPGRHAHYQSARAVIARMGGRLSHGSTLLRELRKPSAVLPQVDVAWLGREVVYCDGELRLVE, encoded by the coding sequence ATGAGCAAGCCGCGGATGTACCTGCTGGCCGGCAACGGCAGCGCCGCCGATTGGTGGGATGACGCCTTAGCGCACTTTGAACGCTACGACGTGGTGCCGCTGGAGTTGCCGGGTTTTGGCAGCAACCCACAAGCCCCTTGCGAGGACCTGGCGGCCTACGCTCAAGCGTTGCTGACGGTGACGGTCAAGGGCAGCGCGATCATGGCGGTCGGGGTCAACGCGTTGCTGGTGTTGCATGCCTTGCAGCGTCAGCCAGGGCACTTTTGCCGCAGTGTGTTATTGGCGCCGGTCGGCGCCTTTTTGTGGCAGCGGCGATTGCCGGCGTTGATGTCGCCGCTGCCGATTCGCAAGACCATTCACTGGCTGCTTTCGAACGAGCCGACGCTGTTTGCCCACAAGTTCTCCCGCCAGACCTGGACGCCCGCGCAGTACCAACGCATGGGCGCTGGGTACGCCCGTTGTCGCGCTTTTGTGCCGCACTGGGATCTGGTGCGGGCGGACACCGCGTTGCCGTTGCTGGAGTGGATCACCGACCCGGTCGAATTGGTCTGGGGCGATCAGGACAAGGTGCTGGGCGTCGAGCAGGCGGCGGCCTGGTCGGCCATTCTTGCCCGCGCCGATTTGACCATCAGCCTGAAACCCGGCTGGGGCCACTACCCATGGATTGACGCACCGGCCGAGTTCGCCGCATGGCTGGAGTCGGGTGAGCGTGGGTTCGTCGCGCACACCAAGGGTGGGCGCTTGCGTCTGGCGGCATTGGCCGGGCAAGCGGTACCCACGGCGCTGTCACTCAACGATTGTCACGACCCGCGCTTGCCGGCGTTTCTCGACAGCCAACCGGACGCCCTCTGGGCGGTGCGCTCTTCCAGCTACGGAGAGGATCAGGCCGATGCGGCCAATGCTGGCTTGAGCACCACGTTCCTGCGCGAGCCGACATCCAACGTGTCGGAGCGCGTCGCCGAGTTGAGCGCGGCGGGTGTCGAGGAAGTGGTGGTGCAGCGCTTCATCACACCACGGCTGTCTGGAATCGCATTCGTGCGTCACCTGTCCGTTGAATTGGAATGGGTCGAAGGGCATCTGGAGTCGTTGGCCGATGGCAAGGTGAGCCCCGAACGCGCGATCATTTCCCGCCTCGGCGCGTCATGGAACAGTGACACATTCAAGCCAGCCCATGGCCTGACCGAAGACCTGCTGTGGCGTTTCCTGCAAGGTGTGCTGCGGGTCTTTCACTACGTGCCCGGCGACGTTGAATGGGCCTGGGATGGCACGCAGCTCTGGCTGCTGCAGTACCGGCCGATCAGCGACTACGGCTGGCGCCGGCACCTGACCGCCGCCAACATCGCCGAGATCCTGCCGCCGCAACCCAGCGTGTTGGTGGAGTACGCCCAGCGCCGCGCGGCGGCAAGCATTCCGGCGATCATGGCCCGTTGGGACTCAAGGGTGTTGCAGGACAACGAACCGTTCACCGCTGTGTTTGGCGGCGCTTCGTACATCAACAATGATCTGTTCCTCGCGCGACTGGCCGACTGGGGCATCAGTGCCAGCAGCTACGCCGGTGAGGTCGGCGGCGCCACCCCGCATCTACCTTGGCGGCCCCTGCGCCTGCTGCGTTCGTTGCCGTTGTTCCTGCGTATGCAGCGCATCGCGCGTGGCCATTTGCTGACGCTGGAAAACGGCCTGCAACGCTTTGACCGCGAGCTGCTTGAACTGACCGGGCAAGGTGCTGACGGCCAACAACTGGCCGACTGGTTCACCCGGTTCTATGTGTTCGTGGTGCAGGGCAACCTGTGTATCGCGACCGCATTGGCCAGCAGCGGCGGCGATTTGCTGGGGCGACCTCCAACCGCCTATGACGACCTTGAACACAGCCCGCACCGGCTGCCCTGGGAAACCGACCCGGCGACGCCACGCCCAGCCTCCACCGAGCTGCCATTGCAGGCATTCCCCCAATGGCCCCTGGCGATTCGCCTGGCCCATGGGGCCGGTCTGCCGGGTTTACGCGGTTACTACCTGCAAGTGCGCGAATGGTATCGCGACAACCTGATGCGAATTTTCTTTCGCCTGCACCACGCCATGCCGACGGGGGACCGGGCACAGTGGTTCGCGCCGCACCCGGACATTCGCAGCCGTGACGGCAGTTTCTGGCAGGACGGTCGTGAAGGCACCGAGCAGGCAAGCGGCTTCCTGATCTATCCGGGCCAGGCTCAAGGCATCCTGGGTGAGGACATTCTGCTGGAAGACACCCTCGACCCTGGTCGTCATGCCCACTATCAAAGCGCCCGGGCAGTGATTGCACGCATGGGCGGGCGCTTGTCCCACGGCTCGACGCTACTGCGTGAACTGCGCAAACCCTCGGCGGTATTGCCTCAGGTCGATGTGGCTTGGTTGGGGCGTGAGGTGGTGTATTGCGATGGTGAGTTGAGGTTGGTGGAGTAG
- a CDS encoding cell division protein, translating to MPASHSTLRQALVIWLYVAALMHLLGGVTLTWAGHSGLFDDYLLTLEQAFWATDVAPAAARAQQVWWVALFGATLQSYSLYMLALVHIGNRLKRAMPWGWLIAGIVLWAPQDMLVSAQARVWSHLWLDSLALLALLPPLFWLYRHDRRTSP from the coding sequence ATGCCAGCCTCTCACAGCACCCTTCGCCAAGCCCTGGTCATTTGGTTGTATGTCGCCGCCCTGATGCACCTGCTCGGCGGTGTCACGCTGACCTGGGCAGGCCATTCGGGATTGTTCGATGACTATCTGCTGACCCTCGAGCAGGCTTTCTGGGCCACCGACGTGGCGCCCGCGGCGGCCAGGGCGCAACAAGTCTGGTGGGTGGCGTTGTTCGGCGCCACGTTGCAAAGTTATTCGCTGTACATGCTCGCCCTCGTCCACATCGGCAATCGCTTGAAACGCGCCATGCCCTGGGGATGGTTGATCGCCGGCATCGTGCTCTGGGCGCCCCAGGACATGCTGGTTTCCGCTCAGGCACGGGTCTGGTCGCATCTGTGGCTCGACAGCCTCGCACTGCTTGCCCTGTTGCCGCCGCTGTTCTGGCTTTATCGCCATGATCGCCGGACCTCCCCATGA
- a CDS encoding HlyD family type I secretion periplasmic adaptor subunit — protein sequence MLLKSGFKDAIGRYFKGSASLHGQPLPEVNKALIEDAPRVVRLTIWGIIGFFVFLGLWANFAVIDEVTKGDGKAIPSSKIQKIQNLEGGIVAELFVTEGQIVEAGAPLIRLDDTRFVSNVGETEADRLSMLLRVERLSAEVDDRPLNFPADVLKAVPGQAASEESLYISRRQQLHDEIGGLQEQLIQRQQELREFVSKQAQYRSGLALQRQEINMSEPLVAQGAVSPVEVLRLKRAEVETRGQLDATTLAIPRAESAIKEVQRKIDETRGKFRSEALTQLNEARTDLNKAQATGKALEDRVSRTLVTSPVRGIVNKLLVNTIGGVIQPGSDLVEIVPLDDTILVEAKIRPQDIAFLHPGQDATVKFTAYDYTIYGGMKAKLEQIGADTITDEDKKTTYYIIKLRTERSHLGTDEKPLLIIPGMVASVDIITGKKTVLSYLLKPIIKARAEALHER from the coding sequence TATTTCAAAGGTTCTGCCTCGCTGCACGGCCAGCCGCTGCCCGAGGTCAACAAAGCCCTGATCGAAGACGCCCCACGGGTGGTGCGCCTGACGATCTGGGGGATCATCGGCTTCTTTGTGTTCCTCGGTCTGTGGGCCAACTTCGCGGTGATCGACGAAGTGACCAAGGGCGACGGCAAGGCGATTCCATCGTCCAAGATCCAGAAAATCCAGAACCTGGAGGGGGGTATCGTCGCCGAGCTGTTCGTCACTGAAGGGCAGATCGTCGAAGCGGGTGCGCCGTTGATTCGCCTGGATGACACACGGTTTGTCTCCAACGTCGGGGAAACCGAGGCTGACCGCCTGTCCATGCTGTTGCGGGTCGAACGTCTGAGTGCCGAGGTCGATGATCGACCGTTGAATTTCCCCGCCGATGTGCTCAAGGCCGTGCCGGGCCAGGCCGCCAGCGAGGAGTCGCTGTACATCAGCCGCCGTCAGCAGTTGCACGATGAAATTGGCGGGTTGCAGGAACAATTGATCCAGCGTCAGCAGGAACTGCGCGAGTTCGTTTCCAAGCAGGCGCAGTACCGCTCCGGCCTGGCGCTGCAACGCCAGGAAATCAACATGTCCGAGCCGTTGGTGGCCCAGGGTGCGGTATCGCCGGTGGAAGTGCTGCGGCTCAAGCGCGCCGAGGTTGAAACCCGCGGGCAACTGGACGCCACGACGCTGGCGATTCCCCGCGCCGAATCGGCGATCAAGGAAGTTCAGCGCAAGATCGACGAGACCCGCGGCAAGTTTCGCAGCGAAGCCCTGACCCAACTCAACGAAGCACGCACCGACCTGAACAAGGCTCAGGCCACCGGCAAGGCCCTGGAAGATCGGGTGAGCCGGACCCTGGTGACATCGCCGGTACGCGGCATCGTCAACAAGTTGCTGGTGAACACCATCGGCGGGGTGATCCAGCCCGGCAGTGACCTGGTGGAAATTGTGCCGTTGGACGACACCATTCTAGTGGAAGCGAAAATCCGGCCACAGGACATCGCCTTCTTGCACCCCGGCCAGGACGCCACGGTGAAATTCACCGCCTACGACTACACCATTTATGGCGGGATGAAAGCCAAGCTGGAACAGATCGGCGCCGATACCATCACCGATGAAGACAAGAAAACCACCTACTACATCATCAAGCTGCGCACCGAGCGCAGCCACCTGGGCACCGATGAAAAACCGCTGCTGATCATTCCCGGCATGGTCGCCTCGGTGGACATCATCACCGGCAAGAAAACCGTGCTCAGCTACCTGCTCAAGCCGATCATCAAGGCCCGGGCCGAGGCGTTGCACGAGCGGTAA
- a CDS encoding RHS repeat-associated core domain-containing protein: MIQSKPNDQANPSQQRTVLLAVDLKNSVLAELDAGNTNPIAYSPYGHQSAQLEVICQLGFNGERRETMPERYYLGNGYRVYNPRLMRFHSPDSMSPFGEGGLNAYMYCGGEPVLNLDPTGHFFLKVIAAAAVAAVVKKLDDVVAPTLGLTTSQLPIPPISQGIKELGDITKQLREWVANMPSQPSTGPTTTKGPLNLLSDKAGGYANRTSLPSNQPPPQNTGYSTRRDVTPSKPPPPRTTGTTDVRKNK; this comes from the coding sequence ATGATTCAAAGCAAACCGAACGACCAAGCGAATCCGAGCCAGCAACGTACGGTGTTGCTGGCAGTGGATCTCAAAAACTCGGTACTCGCTGAACTCGACGCGGGCAATACCAATCCCATTGCGTACTCACCGTATGGTCACCAATCGGCACAGCTTGAGGTCATATGCCAATTGGGATTCAACGGTGAACGGCGCGAAACGATGCCCGAACGGTACTATCTGGGTAATGGCTATCGCGTCTACAACCCACGACTGATGCGCTTTCATAGCCCGGACAGCATGAGTCCGTTTGGTGAGGGCGGGTTGAATGCATACATGTATTGCGGCGGTGAACCGGTGTTGAATTTGGATCCGACGGGCCACTTCTTCTTGAAGGTTATAGCGGCCGCGGCGGTCGCGGCGGTTGTGAAGAAGCTCGACGATGTAGTTGCCCCTACTCTGGGATTGACAACTAGTCAGTTGCCCATCCCCCCAATTAGCCAGGGTATAAAAGAACTCGGCGACATTACAAAACAACTCAGAGAATGGGTGGCCAATATGCCTAGCCAGCCAAGTACGGGGCCGACAACGACGAAAGGACCGCTTAACTTGCTCTCTGACAAGGCCGGCGGTTATGCAAACAGAACGTCGCTTCCAAGCAACCAACCACCACCTCAAAATACTGGCTATTCAACCAGAAGGGATGTTACACCCTCCAAACCACCACCTCCGCGTACCACGGGCACAACCGACGTCAGGAAAAATAAATGA
- a CDS encoding efflux RND transporter periplasmic adaptor subunit, translating into MNAPVTGSAEQVFARFLDLERQTRAARTPAQLSYSLVNDGQALFGFRHAALLIAGKVQAVTGVSAVEPNAPFVAFVEQAVAQLFKQGVLNQARVIAADSLSESIRADWRSLSAVQVFWLPLIDHQGQVFGGLWLARDLPWTPSEQVLLSQLGDTYSHAWLALQPRKPWRLRWTRKRQVALVVVLLLGLLIPVRQSVLAPAEVVPLGGQVVAAPLDGVIAEFLVKPNQNVKNGDLLLRFESTSLKAQADVAERALGVAEAELKANSQRSFADAESSSKIDLLAARVEQKRAERNYALELLKRSEVRAERDGIAVFADAERWLGKPVQTGERLMEIADPNQAELRIELAVGDAIALAPGAQVALFLDSDPLQRHLARLERSAYEAQSTAAGQLAYRLDARFDATAPRIGLRGTAKIFGDRAPLALYLLRRPLAGLRQSVGL; encoded by the coding sequence GTGAACGCGCCGGTTACGGGCAGTGCCGAGCAGGTGTTTGCCCGCTTCCTTGACCTGGAGCGCCAGACGCGGGCCGCGCGTACTCCGGCGCAACTGAGCTACAGCCTGGTTAACGACGGCCAGGCCCTGTTCGGGTTTCGCCACGCCGCGCTGTTGATCGCCGGCAAGGTCCAGGCCGTGACCGGCGTCAGTGCCGTGGAGCCGAATGCGCCGTTCGTGGCGTTTGTCGAGCAGGCGGTGGCGCAGTTGTTCAAGCAGGGAGTGTTGAATCAGGCCCGGGTGATTGCCGCCGATAGCCTGAGCGAATCCATCCGCGCGGACTGGCGAAGCCTGTCGGCCGTGCAGGTGTTCTGGCTGCCGTTGATCGATCATCAGGGTCAGGTGTTCGGCGGCTTGTGGTTGGCCCGTGACCTGCCGTGGACCCCGTCGGAGCAAGTGTTGCTGTCGCAGTTGGGCGACACCTACAGCCACGCCTGGCTGGCGCTGCAACCGCGCAAACCGTGGCGCCTGCGCTGGACGCGTAAACGCCAGGTTGCGCTGGTGGTGGTGCTCTTGCTCGGCTTGTTGATTCCTGTGCGCCAGTCAGTGTTGGCCCCTGCCGAAGTGGTGCCATTGGGCGGACAAGTCGTTGCGGCGCCGCTGGACGGGGTGATCGCCGAGTTCCTGGTCAAACCCAACCAGAACGTCAAGAACGGCGACCTGCTGCTGCGCTTCGAAAGCACCAGCCTCAAGGCCCAGGCCGATGTCGCCGAGCGAGCCTTGGGCGTGGCCGAGGCGGAGCTCAAGGCCAATTCCCAGCGTTCGTTTGCCGATGCTGAATCGAGCTCCAAGATTGATTTGCTGGCCGCCCGCGTCGAACAGAAACGGGCCGAACGCAACTATGCCCTTGAGCTGCTCAAGCGCAGTGAAGTGCGTGCCGAACGGGACGGTATTGCGGTGTTTGCCGATGCCGAACGCTGGCTCGGCAAGCCGGTGCAAACCGGCGAGCGCCTGATGGAAATTGCCGACCCGAACCAAGCCGAATTGCGCATCGAGCTGGCGGTGGGCGATGCGATTGCCCTGGCGCCCGGGGCGCAGGTGGCGTTGTTTCTCGACAGCGATCCGTTGCAGCGGCACCTGGCCCGGCTTGAGCGTTCGGCCTACGAAGCGCAATCCACCGCCGCCGGGCAACTGGCGTATCGGCTGGATGCGCGCTTCGATGCGACGGCGCCGCGCATCGGCTTGCGGGGTACGGCGAAAATCTTCGGTGACCGAGCGCCGCTGGCGCTGTATCTGTTGCGTCGGCCGCTGGCCGGGCTGCGCCAGAGCGTAGGCCTGTAG
- a CDS encoding efflux RND transporter periplasmic adaptor subunit: MRRLSSWVVGLTFVTCGIQAQTPVADDPLLEGNVTASASGGNEARGVLRARDQAVLASELAGRIVELPFSEGESFKKGDTLARFDCSAYQAQLNAAQAASRGASEELAHNRQLAALKSVGRFEVSRAEARLNETQAQSQVYQVQVKRCSVIAPFDGQVVARKVQRYESVAAGAPLLDVVDNRTLEIHLLVPSRWMDRLKPGQPFTFVPDETGKPLQATVKRLGARIDEGSQTLLLVASVPDASGLLSGMSGTARFSESK; encoded by the coding sequence ATGCGGCGTTTGAGTAGTTGGGTTGTGGGATTGACCTTTGTAACGTGTGGTATCCAGGCGCAAACGCCTGTAGCAGACGATCCATTGCTTGAGGGCAACGTCACGGCCAGCGCGTCGGGCGGCAATGAGGCGCGAGGGGTGCTTCGGGCGCGGGATCAGGCGGTGCTGGCCAGCGAGTTGGCTGGGCGTATCGTCGAGTTGCCGTTCAGTGAGGGCGAGTCGTTCAAGAAGGGCGACACTTTGGCGCGTTTCGACTGCTCGGCGTATCAGGCCCAGCTCAATGCGGCCCAGGCGGCGAGTCGTGGTGCCAGTGAAGAGCTGGCGCATAACCGGCAATTGGCGGCATTGAAATCTGTCGGACGTTTTGAAGTGTCGCGGGCCGAGGCTCGGCTCAACGAGACTCAGGCGCAGTCCCAGGTGTATCAGGTTCAGGTCAAGCGCTGCAGCGTGATCGCACCGTTCGACGGGCAAGTGGTGGCGCGCAAGGTCCAGCGTTATGAAAGCGTGGCGGCCGGTGCGCCGTTGCTGGACGTGGTGGACAACCGCACCCTGGAGATCCATCTACTGGTGCCTTCGCGTTGGATGGACCGGCTCAAGCCCGGTCAGCCTTTCACCTTTGTCCCCGATGAAACCGGCAAGCCGTTGCAAGCGACGGTCAAGCGCCTGGGCGCACGCATCGATGAGGGCAGCCAGACCTTGCTGCTGGTGGCGAGCGTGCCAGATGCCAGTGGCTTGCTGTCTGGAATGAGCGGTACGGCGCGTTTCTCGGAGTCCAAGTGA
- a CDS encoding biotin/lipoyl-binding protein yields MDLPSLRPDLQLSPAASDPDGSPQWTLADPVRGRYFKLGAAAMRMLRHWSLGDPEQVLQAANREPGLPLNGESLEQLLGFLRGHDLISAMDPQQRDSYQFKTAAQRQSLWQILLHQYLFFRIPLWRPDAFLNRAWPWLARFGPGILRYGMPLTLGLGIFLVSRDWQRFVATFPHLFSLGGALAFGVALFFAKLCHEFGHAFMAKRAGCRVQSMGVAFMVLLPMFYTDVSDAWRINDRRARLLIGAGGVLAELLLACIALLAWSLLPDGPARTAAFMLASATWITTLIINLNPFMRFDGYFLLSDFWGVDNLQGRAFALCRWRLREALFGYGVAAPEPWSPKMRRRLLVWGYGAWLWRAALFFGIALAVYHLFFKVLGIFLMLVELVWFIFMPIVNEWRQWWSRREQAHGPRVLLTGLVLLMLALVLVLPWRSAVEVPAMLEAGRASALHAPVAARVKQVNVHDGQTVAPGDVLIELESPDMASRLTIVRREIEIQQLQMRRQAGRSETAADAGIVEQQLAEAVAEYRGLVAQRERLLLRAPHAGQVRDLLPQLSVGRWLSPTQPLARVVQSDSRLRGYLTEAELWRVGPGATGRFIADDPMHTSIVVQLNEIDTNGVAWVEQQALTSDHHGPIAVRRDSQQRAEPVQAQYGVRLSAVDDTSAPVQPLRGVVVLQGQGESVLGAAWRRLAALGVRESGF; encoded by the coding sequence ATGGACTTGCCGAGCCTGCGGCCGGACCTGCAATTGTCCCCGGCGGCGTCGGACCCGGACGGTTCGCCCCAGTGGACCCTGGCCGACCCGGTGCGCGGGCGTTATTTCAAGCTGGGCGCGGCGGCGATGCGCATGTTGCGGCACTGGTCCCTTGGCGACCCGGAACAGGTGCTGCAAGCCGCGAACCGCGAGCCGGGCCTGCCGCTCAATGGCGAATCGCTGGAGCAGTTGCTGGGCTTTTTGCGCGGTCACGATCTGATCAGTGCGATGGACCCGCAACAGCGCGATAGCTATCAATTCAAGACCGCTGCCCAGCGCCAGAGCCTGTGGCAAATCCTGCTGCATCAATACCTGTTTTTCCGCATTCCGCTGTGGCGCCCGGACGCCTTTCTCAATCGCGCCTGGCCCTGGTTGGCGCGGTTCGGCCCGGGGATCTTGCGCTATGGCATGCCGCTGACCCTGGGCCTGGGTATTTTCCTGGTGTCGCGGGACTGGCAGCGCTTCGTCGCGACCTTTCCACACTTGTTCAGCCTGGGCGGTGCGTTGGCGTTCGGGGTGGCGTTGTTTTTCGCCAAACTGTGCCACGAGTTCGGCCATGCCTTCATGGCCAAGCGCGCCGGTTGCCGTGTGCAAAGCATGGGTGTGGCGTTCATGGTGCTGTTGCCGATGTTCTATACCGACGTCAGCGACGCCTGGCGGATCAACGACCGCCGGGCCCGGCTGCTGATCGGTGCCGGTGGGGTGCTGGCGGAATTGCTGCTGGCGTGCATCGCGTTGCTGGCCTGGTCACTGCTGCCCGACGGGCCGGCGCGCACTGCCGCGTTCATGCTGGCCAGCGCCACGTGGATCACTACGCTGATCATTAATCTGAACCCGTTCATGCGCTTTGACGGTTATTTCCTGCTCAGTGATTTCTGGGGTGTGGATAACCTTCAGGGGCGGGCGTTCGCCCTGTGTCGCTGGCGTCTGCGCGAAGCCTTGTTCGGCTATGGCGTGGCGGCGCCGGAACCCTGGTCACCGAAGATGCGCCGCCGTTTGCTGGTGTGGGGGTACGGCGCCTGGTTGTGGCGCGCAGCATTGTTTTTCGGCATTGCCCTGGCGGTCTATCACTTGTTCTTCAAGGTGCTGGGCATTTTTCTGATGTTGGTGGAATTGGTCTGGTTCATCTTTATGCCCATTGTGAATGAGTGGCGGCAATGGTGGAGTCGCCGCGAGCAGGCCCACGGTCCGCGAGTGCTGCTGACCGGCCTGGTCTTGCTGATGTTGGCTTTGGTGCTGGTGCTGCCCTGGCGCAGCGCCGTGGAGGTGCCGGCCATGCTTGAAGCCGGCCGCGCCAGTGCCCTGCATGCGCCTGTGGCGGCGCGGGTCAAACAGGTGAATGTGCACGACGGCCAGACCGTGGCCCCGGGCGATGTGTTGATTGAGCTGGAATCACCGGACATGGCTTCGCGATTGACCATCGTGCGTCGAGAAATCGAGATCCAGCAATTGCAGATGCGCCGTCAGGCCGGGCGCAGCGAAACGGCCGCCGATGCCGGTATCGTCGAACAGCAACTGGCCGAAGCGGTGGCCGAGTACCGGGGCCTGGTCGCCCAGCGTGAACGCCTGTTGTTGCGTGCGCCCCATGCCGGGCAGGTGCGTGACCTGCTGCCGCAACTGTCGGTGGGACGCTGGTTATCGCCCACCCAGCCGCTGGCGCGGGTGGTGCAGAGCGATTCGCGGTTGCGCGGCTACCTCACCGAAGCCGAGCTTTGGCGGGTCGGGCCCGGAGCCACGGGACGCTTCATCGCTGACGATCCGATGCACACCTCGATTGTCGTGCAACTGAATGAGATCGACACCAACGGCGTGGCCTGGGTCGAACAGCAGGCGTTGACGTCCGACCACCACGGGCCGATTGCCGTGCGCCGCGATTCGCAACAACGGGCCGAGCCCGTCCAGGCGCAGTATGGCGTGCGTTTGAGTGCTGTTGACGACACGTCCGCTCCGGTGCAACCGCTGCGGGGCGTGGTGGTGTTGCAGGGACAGGGTGAGTCCGTGCTGGGAGCGGCCTGGCGTCGGTTGGCGGCGTTGGGCGTCAGGGAAAGCGGGTTTTAA
- a CDS encoding GNAT family N-acetyltransferase → MNSVAAEGLVVRPSQVSDGPFLQSLYQAARPDLQWIDGEHEQVQQVVAQQFQVQEQGLGESFPNAMHYVVEKLGTAIGALSTDFGPNEIRVLYLAFIPQARGQGYGRAVLQGVQKAAQQIRCPVATVVWSSNPHARQHYLALGFEVQERNPAAERLVWYPKGN, encoded by the coding sequence ATGAATTCAGTGGCGGCGGAGGGGTTGGTGGTACGGCCATCGCAGGTCAGCGATGGGCCGTTTTTGCAGAGTCTTTACCAGGCGGCGCGGCCTGACCTGCAATGGATCGACGGCGAGCACGAGCAAGTGCAGCAGGTGGTTGCCCAGCAATTCCAGGTGCAGGAGCAGGGGTTGGGCGAGAGTTTCCCCAACGCCATGCATTACGTCGTGGAAAAACTCGGCACCGCTATTGGCGCCTTGAGTACTGATTTTGGCCCCAATGAAATCCGCGTGCTGTACCTGGCGTTCATCCCCCAGGCGCGCGGGCAGGGTTACGGTCGGGCAGTGCTGCAAGGAGTGCAGAAAGCCGCGCAACAAATCCGCTGCCCGGTGGCGACCGTGGTCTGGAGCAGCAACCCCCACGCGCGCCAGCACTATCTGGCGCTGGGCTTTGAAGTGCAGGAACGCAACCCGGCGGCGGAGCGGTTGGTTTGGTATCCGAAGGGGAACTGA
- a CDS encoding DUF6124 family protein yields the protein MFKVTPNPPGNPGNDSDKSSKSKKLDETAERVLDYYLNPKPADEASGKTQTAQLFMVAPDIDTETLLANASEDLLSISAIAADLTDDVDGTRRSVILAISRMADGVHLLVERAMDRLEVQAAG from the coding sequence ATGTTCAAAGTAACTCCGAATCCGCCAGGTAATCCTGGCAACGACTCCGACAAATCCTCGAAATCCAAAAAACTCGACGAAACCGCCGAACGCGTCCTCGATTATTACCTCAACCCCAAACCCGCCGATGAGGCCTCGGGCAAAACCCAAACAGCCCAACTTTTCATGGTCGCCCCGGACATCGACACCGAAACCCTGCTGGCCAATGCCTCCGAAGACCTGCTGTCCATCAGCGCCATCGCCGCCGACCTGACCGACGACGTCGATGGCACCCGTCGCAGCGTGATCCTGGCGATCAGTCGGATGGCTGATGGGGTGCATTTGCTGGTGGAGCGGGCGATGGATCGGCTTGAGGTGCAAGCAGCGGGCTGA
- a CDS encoding DUF6916 family protein has protein sequence MLQQVHSRHFQLLLGQTSSLTLPDGSSLPVRIESLEETPRSKMPNVERMPFSVEFNSLESTDFVDGLCALEVPELGRLEGVFVSRIPPMGRDPALGYFYIAFN, from the coding sequence ATGCTGCAACAGGTTCATAGCCGCCATTTTCAACTGCTGCTGGGCCAGACCAGCAGCCTGACCCTGCCCGACGGCAGCTCTTTGCCGGTGCGGATCGAGAGCCTCGAAGAAACACCACGGTCGAAGATGCCAAACGTTGAGCGCATGCCGTTCAGCGTGGAATTCAATAGCCTGGAAAGCACCGATTTCGTGGATGGGTTGTGCGCACTGGAAGTGCCTGAACTGGGGAGGCTCGAAGGGGTGTTCGTGTCGCGGATACCGCCCATGGGACGGGATCCGGCACTGGGGTATTTCTACATCGCCTTCAACTAA